The Penicillium digitatum chromosome 6, complete sequence genome has a window encoding:
- a CDS encoding GPR1/FUN34/yaaH encodes MDSDTSQNGESKTTFQNKEHTHNGLTTVPTSVTLSSEQFERLYLTPMTVRQSPLAKKVGNPTPLALGGFVITTTPLSCCLMAWRGASGNGVALIGPIVFLGGLLLLITSILEFIIGNTFPCVVFGTIGGFWFAFAATMIPSFNAAAPYSSSGTDTAAGLASEGFVNSYAFLFITMAVLMLIFMICATRINVVYVLIFLSLLLVFLLLSSAYWVLGQGDAATGNRCVKGAGASLFVASLLGFYLLIVQLFESIGFPYFLPVGDLATFWTRNQHKGERDDIEQPATIR; translated from the exons ATGGACAGCGACACGAGTCAAAATGGCGAGTCCAAGACGACCTTTCAAAACAAGGAGCACACACACAATGGTCTCACTACAGTGCCAACATCGGTGACACTGTCATCTGAACAATTCGAAAGGCTTTATTTGACTCCCATGACGGTTCGGCAATCACCATTAGCCAAGAAGGTTGGAAATCCGACACCTTT AGCCTTGGGAGGCTTCGTGATTACCACCACCCCCCTGTCATGCTGCTTGATGGCCTGGAGAGGAGCCAGTGGAAATGGTGTGGCGTTGAT TGGACCAATCGTCTTCCTCGGTGGTCTTTTGTTGCTCATCACGAGTATTCTTGAGTTCATTATTGGAAACACATTTCCCTGTGTTGTGTTTGGCACTATTG GCGGGTTCTGGTTTGCGTTTGCAGCTACCATGATTCCTTCTTTCAATGCAGCCG CTCCCTATTCCTCGTCGGGTACCGATACAGCTGCCGGACTAGCCAGCGAAGGCTTTGTGAATTCATATG CGTTTCTATTCATAACTATGGCTGTTCTGATGTTGATTTTCATGATCTGTGCAACACGCATCAACGTAGTATACGTGCTCATTTTCCTCAGCCTGCTCTTGGTTTTCCTTCTTCTGTCTTCGGCTTATTGGGTACTAGGACAGGGCGATGCGGCTACTGGTAATCGATGTGTAAAA GGTGCTGGAGCTTCACTCTTTGTTGCTAGTTTACTCGGCTTCTACCTGTTGATTGTCCAACTGTTCGAGTCCATAGGATTCCCTTACTTTTTGCCGGTTGGAGACTTGGCGACATTTTGGACTCGCAATCAACACAA GGGGGAACGAGATGATATTGAACAGCCAGCTACCATCCGCTAG
- a CDS encoding Alcohol dehydrogenase 1 produces MSIPETQWAQVAEKVGGPLVLKQIPVPKPGPDQILVKIRYSGVCHTDFHAIMGHWPIPVKMPLVGGHEGAGVVVAKGELVSTFEIGDHAGIKWLNGSCSECEFCRQSDTPLCANAQLSGYTVDGTFQQYALGKATHASKIPKGVPLDAAAPVLCAGITVYKGLKESGVRPGQTVAIVGAGGGLGSLAQQYAKAMGLRVIAIDGGDEKRQMCEQLGTEVYVDFAKSKDLVADVKAATPGGLGAHAVILLAVSEKPFQQASEYVRSRGTIVAIGLPPDAFLKAPVFNTVIRMINIKGSYVGNQQDGVEALDFFARGLIKAPYKLAPLKDLPKIFELMEQGKIAGRYVIELPE; encoded by the exons ATGTCTATCCCAGAAACTCAGTGGGCGCAGGTGGCTGAGAAGGTCGGAGGGCCACTTGTCCTCAAACAAATCCCCGTTCCCAAGCCAGGTCCTGACCAGATTCTGGTCAAAATTCGCTACTCAGGCGTTTGCCACACCGACTTCCATGCGATTATGGGTCACTGGCCCATCCCAGTTAAGATGCCTCTGGTTGGTGGACACGAAGGGGCTGGAGTGGTCGTGGCGAAGGGCGAGCTTGTGAGCACCTTTGAGATCGGTGACCACGCTGGAATTAAGTGGCTCAACGGTTCGTGCTCTGAGTGTGAATTCTGCAGACAATCGGATACCCCTCTGTGCGCGAATGCGCAACTTTCTGGGTACACTGTCGATGGTACTTTCCAACAATATGCTCTCGGCAAGGCCACCCATGCTTCTAAGATTCCCAAGGGTGTACCCCTTGATGCAGCGGCTCCAGTACTCTGCGCTGGTATCACTGTTTATAAGGGATTGAAGGAATCTGGCGTTCGCCCTGGCCAGACGGTCGCTATTGTCGGAGCAGGCGGTGGCCTTGGGTCTCTTGCACAGCAGTACGCGAAGGCCATGGGCCTTCGTGTAATCGCTATTGATGGAGGCGACGAGAAGAGACAGATGTGCGAGCAGCTCGGCACTGAG gtTTACGTTGACTTTGCCAAGTCCAAAGACCTTGTTGCGGACGTGAAAGCAGCAACCCCCGGTGGTCTTGGTGCTCATGCCGTTATCCTGTTGGCTGTCTCAGAGAAGCCTTTCCAACAAGCCTCGGAATATGTTCGCTCGCGAGGAACAATTGTTGCGATCGGATTGCCCCCAGATGCATTCCTCAAGGCCCCTGTGTTCAACACTGTCATTCGTATGATTAATATCAAGGGAAGCTATGTTGGAAACCAACAGGATGGTGTTGAAGCTCTAGACTTCTTCGCCCGAGGCTTGATTAAAGCTCCATACAAGTTGGCACCTCTGAAGGATCTTCCCAAGATCTTTGAGCTTATGG AACAAGGCAAGATTGCCGGCCGCTATGTGATTGAGCTGCCGGAGTGA
- a CDS encoding Pyridoxal phosphate-dependent transferase, major region, subdomain 1, with translation MNEPRKGLNPHNVISSYFIGPKSENMGNFRANITAILDQIEKTRSDYQPNDDVFISEDVRTSPEFQNITQNFHKAVKKAVTLLGKHSIPFWHPRYEGHMCTDMTMPGLLGYFMTMIYNPNNVTVEASPFTTVIELRAGKQLCEMFGYNTDPEQSKLPLSWGHITCDGTVANLESIWVARNLKFYPLTLYQAMKEGSLGFIADSFHVTTCVGEEKLFKNLGNWELLNLQPDVILGLGDALNEQYGITSKFLENALTPFSIQTTGKDVLEREFKINKPSKYFLAQTRHYSWPKGGAIAGIGSANMEGVELDMDGHISIEALERELNRCLKERQAVYAVVAIIGSTEEGEVDPLYDILALRRRFQDKGLSFLVHADAAWGGYFASMIPRTFMAPGRYTMDGDGGDAVSNVPSLSLKCDTIQHMIALKEADTITVDPHKAGYIPYPAGSLCYRDGRMRFLVTWTSPYLTQGSLENIGVYGVEGSKPGAAAMAAWLSNQTIGLNPCGYGMLLGEAAFTSARLSAYYAAMHLKQAKEDNIPYYIIVPFNRLPFEREGFDILSEEADKRREYIWNHILAKDNNEVSNNPSAMSWLREIGSDLNINAFALNWYDAKGNINTDLEEANYLMKRVVDKLSITKSTKDPSKIPLFLTSTQFEPALYGKCAQNFMKRLQLEPCAQDLWVLRNVVMSPFPTERGFIHQLMHTLEETIISEVITCRKRNSPNEDNIEFLLRGTDEVFLDFQTGFHRATKRQQIILAVELAEEVKNQYIALRAEFPCEDIGFESSDPVHLEKLMEKITHNSHQIIAGRIGIVKEGEYSSSIQCKVTMKSVVKSRGLNSKFRDDHYPRNFMPFYLFGSENQHHISHMLLQAPNINLSSSNIQLDEKLQGEVALHLGKGEGLILTLTDYREETMHPFPLKNDDPTITREGFFFRKGQTFEVKVFVDPKPNIANGPGLLDELSTLVGRGKMTLGDDVHVDVQVLNADPFEDVTVPDIPWESELDEITNVLNSGQ, from the exons ATGAATGAACCTCGCAAAGGATTAAATCCGCACAATGTCATCAGCTCCTACTTCATCGGACCAAAATCAGAAAATATGGGAAACTTCCGAGCCAACATTACAGCGATCCTAGATCAAATCGAGAAAACACGTTCTGATTACCAACCCAATGACGAT GTCTTTATCAGCGAGGATGTTCGAACCTCCCCGGAATTTCAGAACATCACCCAAAACTTTCACAAAGCAGTCAAGAAAGCCGTGACACTCCTAGGAAAACACTCCATTCCATTCTGGCATCCCCGCTATGAGGGTCACATGTGCACGGATATGACCATGCCGGGGCTACTTGGGTACTTCATGACGATGATTTACAACCCCAACAACGTTACTGTGGAAGCTAGTCCATTCACGACAGTTATCGAGCTTCGGGCTGGAAAGCAGCTGTGCGAAATGTTCGGATACAATACCGATCCCGAGCAATCGAAACTGCCACTCTCCTGGGGTCATATCACCTGCGATGGAACTGTGGCTAATCTGGAATCGATCTGGGTTG CTCGCAATTTGAAGTTCTACCCTCTCACTCTCTACCAGGCGATGAAGGAAGGAAGCCTGGGTTTCATTGCCGATAGCTTCCACGTCACCACCTGCGTGGGAGAAGAGAAGCTTTTCAAGAACCTTGGGAACTGGGAACTGCTCAACCTTCAACCGGACGTTATATTGGGCTTGGGAGATGCTTTGAATGAGCAATATGGTATCACCTCCAAGTTCCTAGAGAATGCCTTGACGCCATTTAGCATTCAGACCACAGGGAAGGATGTCTTGGAGCGCGAATTCAAGATTAATAAGCCCTCCAAGTACTTCCTTGCCCAAACACGGCACTATTCGTGGCCCAAGGGCGGAG CGATCGCCGGAATTGGTTCAGCAAATATGGAAGGCGTAGAGCTTGACATGGACGGACACATTTCGATCGAAGCGCTGGAGCGAGAGCTCAATCGATGCCTGAAAGAGCGCCAAGCTGTATATGCCGTAGTTGCCATCATCGGATCCACGGAAGAAGGTGAAGTGGATCCCTTGTATGACATTCTGGCATTGCGACGTCGATTCCAAGACAAGGGTCTGTCGTTCCTGGTGCATGCCGATGCAGCCTGGGGCGGATACTTTGCCAGCATGATTCCGCGAACCTTTATGGCCCCAGGAAGATACACAAtggatggagatggaggcgACGCCGTCAGCAATGTTCCATCTCTGAGTCTGAAATGCGATACCATCCAGCATATGATTGCGCTCAAAGAGGCAGACACGATCACTGTTGACCCACACAAGGCGGGTTATATTCCCTACCCGGCGGGAAGCCTATGCTATCGGGATGGTCGCATGCGATTTTTGGTCACCTGGACTAGTCCGTACCTTACTCAGGGATCACTTGAAAATATTGGTGTATATGGTGTTGAAGGAAGTAAGCCCGGTGCTGCCGCGATGGCCGCATGGCTCTCGAATCAGACTATAGGATTGAATCCCTGCGGATACGGAATGCTGCTGGGTGAAGCGGCCTTTACCAGTGCACGG CTATCGGCATACTACGCGGCCATGCACTTAAAGCAAGCCAAGGAGGACAACATACCCTACTATATTATCGTTCCCTTCAACAGACTCCCTTTCGAGAGGGAAGGTTTCGACATCTTGTCAGAGGAAGCAGACAAACGACGTGAATACATCTGGAACCACATCCTGGCAAAAGACAACAATGAGGTCAGCAACAACCCCTCAGCGATGAGTTGGCTCCGAGAAATCGGATCAGATCTGAACATCAACGCCTTCGCGCTAAATTGGTACGACGCCAAGGGCAACATCAACACTGACCTCGAGGAAGCGAACTACTTGATGAAACGAGTAGTTGACAAACTCTCAATCACCAAGAGCACTAAAGATCCTAGCAAGATACCGCTCTTCCTGACCTCCACGCAATTTGAGCCCGCGTTATACGGGAAATGTGCGCAGAACTTCATGAAGCGACTACAACTAGAGCCATGTGCACAGGACCTCTGGGTTCTGCGTAATGTGGTGATGAGCCCGTTCCCGACAGAACGAGGCTTCATTCACCAGTTGATGCATACACTGGAAGAAACCATCATCAGCGAAGTGATAACATGCCGAAAGCGGAATAGTCCCAATGAAGATAACATCGAATTCCTGCTCCGAGGAACAGATGAGGTGTTCCTGGACttccagacgggattccaCCGCGCAACAAAACGTCAACAGATCATCTTGGCTGTGGAACTAGCCGAAGAAGTCAAAAATCAATACATCGCGCTGCGAGCGGAATTCCCCTGTGAAGACATCGGATTTGAGTCGAGCGATCCTGTTCATCTTGAAAAATTGATGGAAAAAATCACTCACAACTCCCATCAGATCATCGCCGGTAGGATCGGTATTGTCAAGGAAGGAGAATACTCGTCCTCGATACAATGCAAAGTAACGATGAAGAGCGTGGTGAAGAGTCGAGGATTGAACTCCAAATTCCGAGACGACCATTACCCCCGCAACTTCATGCCGTTTTATCTCTTCGGCTCGGAAAATCAACACCACATCTCGCACATGCTTCTCCAAGCGCCGAACATCAATCTTTCATCTAGTAACATTCAGCTAGATGAAAAGCTCCAAGGTGAAGTTGCGCTTCACCTAGGAAAGGGAGAAGGTCTCATCCTCACGTTGACTGATTACCGGGAGGAAACGATGCACCCCTTTCCGTTGAAGAACGATGATCCCACGATAACTAGAGagggcttcttcttccgaaAGGGTCAAACCTTCGAGGTCAAAGTGTTTGTTGATCCAAAGCCGAACATCGCTAATGGACCTGGGCTACTGGATGAATTGTCCACGCTGGTTGGACGTGGTAAAATGACACTCGGGGATGATGTGCATGTGGACGTGCAGGTGCTGAATGCTGATCCCTTTGAGGATGTGACGGTGCCTGATATTCCGTGGGAGTCGGAATTGGACGAGATCACCAACGTATTGAATAGTGGGCAGTAG
- a CDS encoding DNA methylase, N-6 adenine-specific, conserved site translates to MAIKMPLGQSSPFETIDDKHHAGIIIITTATCLIISLVCLLIRVCVRIFLNPPWGSDDIILLGATTSAIAESIIIFQAASIGFGTDMSLLTKNAVDGVQNSLLAANILYLFTLYLSKCCIVAIYLRLTPRKRHKGILWATFGLSTFWVIFSVMAIAFNCEGNKPWVVPGEQCHRLFSRWQAIAAFDISTEILLFTFCIALIWGLQMHMSHKSVIMVSFAARLPLIVLSALHLFALKEYTTIKNPTFTAIRHMIFTQVHLNYALIACTAFCLRPFMNALTTHYGTAGDSSLLGSSNGDYGYRYGSRRRGNADLYTSGRSRDSEIGSVKGRPGRRASGIIKERLYVGEGTGNGTVVCEAPEPPHLAEEMSEEDRDSMRSGSDGSMKMIIRKHVEYSVSVGHP, encoded by the exons ATGGCCATCAAAATGCCCCTTGGCCAGTCGTCGCCTTTCGAGACGATAGACGACAAGCACCATGCCGGTATCATTATCATCACCACCGCTACCTGTCTGATAATCTCGCTTGTCTGTCTACTCATACGGGTTTGCGTGCGGATATTCCTCAATCCACCATGGGGATCAGATGACATCATCCTGTTGGGTGCGACG ACCTCTGCTATCGCCGAGTCGATTATCATCTTTCAAGCCGCGAGCATTGGGTTTGGGACGGACATGTCGTTACTCACCAAAAACGCCGTGGATGGCGTGCAAAAT TCCCTTCTCGCGGCCAATATCTTGTACCTCTTCACTCTATACCTCTCGAAATGCTGCATCGTTGCAATCTACTTACGCTTGACGCCCCGGAAGCGCCACAAGGGCATCCTCTGGGCGACCTTTGGGCTTAGCACATTCTGGGTTATTTTCTCTGTAATGGCTATTGCATTCAACTGCGAGGGAAATAAACCTTGGGTTGTACCTGGTGAACAATGCCATAGACTG TTTTCCCGCTGGCAAGCAATCGCCGCCTTCGATATTTCGACCGAAATCTTATTATTCACCTTTTGCATCGCGCTTATTTGGGGTCTGCAGATGCACATGTCACATAAAAGCGTGATCATGGTATCCTTTGCGGCGAGACTACC ACTAATTGTGCTCTCCGCCCTTCACCTCTTCGCCCTGAAAGAATATACAACCATCAAAAACCCTACTTTCACCGCAATCCGCCACATGATCTTCACTCAGGTCCACCTCAACTACGCTCTGATAGCATGCACGGCCTTCTGCCTGCGCCCATTCATGAATGCACTCACAACCCACTATGGCACAGCCGGGGACTCCAGCCTCCTCGGTAGTAGCAACGGTGACTACGGCTACAGGTATGGCTCCAGGAGACGGGGGAATGCAGACCTCTACACATCGGGGCGGTCGCGGGATTCTGAGATAGGGTCTGTGAAAGGACGACCTGGGCGCCGGGCGAGCGGCATTATCAAGGAGAGGCTATACGTGGGCGAGGGAACGGGAAATGGGACAGTTGTTTGTGAGGCTCCAGAGCCGCCGCACTTAGCAGAGGAGATGTCCGAAGAGGATAGGGACAGTATGCGAAGTGGGAGTGATGGAAGTATGAAGATGATCATTCGGAAGCATGTGGAGTATTCTGTTTCTGTGGGACATCCATAG
- a CDS encoding Aldehyde dehydrogenase — protein sequence MSLFQTIETPALTYEQPLGLFINNEFIKGVDGKTFQTINPHNEKPIVAVHEGTGEDVDIAVKAARAALNGEWKKITPSERGRLLTRLADFLERDIETLAAIEALDNGKGVTMAKGDVKASAGCLRYYGGWADKIYGQTIDTDTKSLTYTRHEPVGVCGQIIPWNFPLMMFAWKIGPALATGNTIVIKSAEQTPLSALYMAKLIKEAGFPPGVVNVISGFGRTAGAAIASHMDIDKVAFTGSTLVGRQIMKAAADSNLKKVTLELGGKSPNIILPDANLEDAVEWVNLGIFFNHGQCCCAGSRVLVHEAVYEKFLELFKKRTEQNKVGDPFCTETFQGPQVSQIQYDRIMGYIEEGKDAGARVVTGGDRHGSEGYYIQPTVFADVTEHMTIVKEEIFGPVCTVQKVHSEEEAIRVANDSNYGLAAAVHTTNINAAIRVSNAVKAGTVWVNNYNTLHYQMPFGGFKESGIGRELGSYALENYTEVKTVRVHLQS from the exons ATGTCACTTTTTCAAACAATCGAGACCCCTGCGCTGACATATGAGCAGCCGTTGGGACT ATTCATCAATAATGAATTTATCAAGGGTGTGGATGGGAAAACGTTTCAGACGATCAATCCCCACAACGAGAAGCCCATTGTAGCCGTTCACGAAGGCACAGGAGAGGATGTCGACATTGCCGTGAAAGCTGCTCGCGCTGCACTGAACGGAGAGTGGAAAAAAATCACGCCGTCCGAACGTGGTCGCCTCCTTACTCGTCTGGCAGACTTCCTAGAACGCGACATTGAAACGTTGGCCGCTATTGAAGCCCTTGACAATGGCAAGGGAGTGACAATGGCCAAAGGCGACGTTAAAGCCTCTGCCGGGTGCCTGCGCTACTATGGTGGCTGGGCCGATAAGATTTATGGTCAAACAATTGACACTGATACTAAAAGCTTGACCTATACGCGCCACGAACCGGTGGGCGTCTGTGGCCAAATTATTCCATGGAACTTCCCGCTTATGATGTTCGCTTGGAAGATCGGCCCTGCTTTGGCCACCGGAAATACAATTGTGATCAAATCGGCCGAACAAACACCCCTTTCTGCGCTTTACATGGCCAAGCTGATCAAAGAAGCGGGATTCCCCCCTGGAGTGGTCAATGTTATTTCAGGATTTGGAAGAACCGCAGGCGCGGCGATCGCCTCCCACATGGATATTGACAAGGTCGCTTTCACTGGATCGACTCTAGTTGGACGTCAGATCATGAAAGCAGCGGCCGATAGCAACTTGAAGAAAGTGACCCTCGAACTGGGTGGCAAGTCGCCGAACATCATTCTCCCCGATGCAAACCTAGAGGACGCAGTTGAATGGGTGAATCTGGGCATTTTCTTCAATCACGGACAGTGCTGCTGTGCAGGCTCTCGCGTTCTTGTTCACGAAGCTGTCTATGAGAAATTCCTAGAGCTTTTCAAGAAGCGAACCGAGCAAAACAAGGTCGGAGACCCATTCTGTACCGAGACTTTCCAGGGACCACAAGTATCACAGATCCAATATGACCGGATCATGGGTTACATTGAAGAAGGAAAGGATGCCGGTGCTAGGGTCGTCACGGGTGGCGATCGTCATGGCAGCGAAGGATACTACATTCAACCCACCGTTTTTGCTGATGTCACTGAGCATATGACGATTGTGAAAGAAGAGATCTTCGGACCCGTATGCACGGTGCAGAAGGTCCACAGTGAGGAGGAGGCTATTAGAGTGGCTAATGACTCCAACTATG GGTTGGCCGCGGCTGTCCATACCACGAACATCAACGCTGCCATTCGAGTGTCTAACGCCGTCAAAGCTGG AACCGTATGGGTTAACAACTACAACACCCTTCACTACCAGATGCCCTTTGGTGGTTTCAAGGAATCCGGAATAGGCCGAGAACTTGGATCATACGCCCTCGAGAACTACACTGAGGTGAAGACAGTTCGCGTGCACCTTCAGTCGTAA
- a CDS encoding Glycosyl transferase, family 8, with translation MAITSPRVFRSIFIVLSALFGFATLLRLPGNLTPLGDFNSYFDGLSGKQFNWSRFAYTQYATDRSYLCNSLMIFEALQRLGSKADRLLMYPHNFLLSENDVSPEARLLRFARDKYAVKLKPIEVMMKDGGGATWSSSYTKLLAFNQTEYDRVLNLDSDATLLQAMDELFLLPPNSVAMPRAYWLDPKDRFFTSALILIQPSITEFGRVMDEISNTATDNYDMEIMNNLYGDSALVIPHRPYTLLTGEFRSKNHEAYLGNTDELWDAEKILKDAKYLHFSDWPVPKPWVAATQDVIEKTQPLCEINSAASQQDGCRLREIWLGIYKDFVARRHAICDTFLQEEFL, from the exons ATGGCCATAACATCTCCGAGAGTCTTTCGCTCCATTTTCATAGTTTTGTCCGCTCTATTTGGGTTTGCGACATTATTGCGACTTCCAGGCAATCTGACTCCTCTGGGCGACTTTAATTCTTACTTCGACGGCCTGTCCGGGAAGCAATTTAACTGGTCTCGATTTGCATACACCCAATATGCTACCGACAGATCTTATCTGTGCAACTCGCTCATGATTTTTGAGGCTCTTCAACGTCTTGGAAGTAAAGCCGATCGCTTGTTGATGTACCCACACAATTTCCTCTTGTCTGAGAACGATGTTTCACCTGAAGCTCGCTTACTTCGCTTCGCAAGGGACAAATACGCAGTCAAACTCAAGCCAATCGAAGTGATGATGAAGGATGGGGGAGGTG CAACATGGTCATCAAGCTACACAAAACTCCTCGCGTTTAATCAAACAGAATATGACCGGGTCCTTAACTTAGATTCAGATGCAACTCTTCTGCAG GCCATGGACGAGCTGTTCCTGCTCCCACCTAATTCGGTCGCCATGCCACGGGCCTACTGGCTAGATCCCAAGGATCGATTCTTTACATCTGCACTAATCCTCATCCAACCGTCTATAACTGAGTTCGGTCGCGTAATGGATGAAATCTCCAACACTGCTACTGACAATTACGACATGGAGATTATGAACAACTTATATGGAGATAGTGCACTTGTCATACCGCACCGTCCTTATACCCTTTTGACTGGGGAGTTCCGATCCAAGAATCATGAAGCCTATCTGGGTAATACTGACGAGTTGTGGGATGCTGAGAAAATTCTCAAAGATGCCAAATATTTACATTTTTCCGATTGGCCAGTTCCCAAG CCATGGGTTGCGGCTACTCAGGATGTGATCGAAAAAACGCAGCCTCTTTGTGAAATCAATTCTGCGGCGAGTCAACAAGATGGCTGTCGTCTCCGGGAAATCTGGCTAGGGATATACAAGGACTTCGTGGCCAGACGACAT GCTATATGTGACACTTTTCTTCAAGAGGAATTTCTATGA
- a CDS encoding Cytochrome P450, producing the protein MGPLIPLALLTITTYLVYHHFIYAYFLSPLSSIPNGHLTSPLSSRWINHKRSTGTEVLAIYDLHQKLGPTVRLGPKELGVNSL; encoded by the coding sequence ATGGGCCCCCTAATCCCCCTCGCCCTCCTTACCATTACCACCTACCTTGTATACCACCACTTTATTTATGCCTACTTCCTCTCTCCCCTATCTTCAATTCCCAATGGTCATCTCACATCCCCACTCTCCAGCCGCTGGATTAACCACAAGCGCAGCACAGGCACTGAAGTCCTCGCCATCTACGACCTGCACCAAAAGCTCGGCCCCACCGTTCGTCTTGGACCCAAGGAGTTGGGCGTCAATTCACTTTAG